A genomic region of Saccopteryx bilineata isolate mSacBil1 chromosome 1, mSacBil1_pri_phased_curated, whole genome shotgun sequence contains the following coding sequences:
- the LOC136319985 gene encoding ubiquitin-conjugating enzyme E2 L3-like isoform X2 yields the protein MAASRRLMRDNSPYGKGAFRIEINFPAEYPFKPHKITFKTKVYHPNMDEKGQVCLPVISAGNWKPATKTDQVIQSLIALVNDPQPEHPLRADLAEEYSKDHKKFCKNAEEFTKKYTEKRPVD from the exons ATGGCCGCTAGCAGGAGGCTGATGAGGG ATAATTCTCCCTATGGTAAGGGGGCCTTCAGAATCGAAATAAACTTTCCAGCAGAGTACCCATTCAAACCACATAAGATCACATTTAAAACAAAGGTCTATCACCCCAACATGGATGAAAAGGGGCAGGTCTGTCTGCCAGTAATTAGTGCTGGAAACTGGAAGCCAGCAACCAAAACCGACCAAGTAATTCAGTCCCTCATAGCACTGGTGAATGACCCCCAGCCGGAGCACCCACTTCGGGCTGACCTAGCTGAAGAATACTCTAAGGACCATAAAAAATTCTGTAAGAATGCTGAAGAGTTTAcaaagaaatatacagaaaagCGACCGGTGGACTAA
- the LOC136319985 gene encoding ubiquitin-conjugating enzyme E2 L3-like isoform X1 produces MAASRRLMRELEEIHKCGMSLTCDEANLLTWQGLIVPDNNSPYGKGAFRIEINFPAEYPFKPHKITFKTKVYHPNMDEKGQVCLPVISAGNWKPATKTDQVIQSLIALVNDPQPEHPLRADLAEEYSKDHKKFCKNAEEFTKKYTEKRPVD; encoded by the exons ATGGCCGCTAGCAGGAGGCTGATGAGGGAGCTTGAAGAAATCCACAAATGtggaatgagcctgacct GTGATGAAGCTAATTTATTGACTTGGCAAGGGCTTATTGTTCCTGACAATAATTCTCCCTATGGTAAGGGGGCCTTCAGAATCGAAATAAACTTTCCAGCAGAGTACCCATTCAAACCACATAAGATCACATTTAAAACAAAGGTCTATCACCCCAACATGGATGAAAAGGGGCAGGTCTGTCTGCCAGTAATTAGTGCTGGAAACTGGAAGCCAGCAACCAAAACCGACCAAGTAATTCAGTCCCTCATAGCACTGGTGAATGACCCCCAGCCGGAGCACCCACTTCGGGCTGACCTAGCTGAAGAATACTCTAAGGACCATAAAAAATTCTGTAAGAATGCTGAAGAGTTTAcaaagaaatatacagaaaagCGACCGGTGGACTAA